One window from the genome of Roseomonas haemaphysalidis encodes:
- a CDS encoding sensor histidine kinase — MWYSARMPDAARSPRHLRADRRAAAWLALGLLAVMVAVLLGWAAGLAARHDAGHALEDQARATANLNAALLRTELEKQRSLPFVLAADPDLRDALQHPDPARLLATSRKLERLRDGTGADVIYLIDSVGMTVAASNWRDDTSFVGNDYRFRQYFQEGLAAGAGEHYALGNVSRRPGLYISRRLGPATAPLGVVVVKVEFGAVEDAWRDPQRPVYVADPQGVVLVTNRPAWRFRTLEPLPDEDLTAIRDSLQYGDAPLTPLPLRSNPIGRDPGTVLLDAENSGRAVAMLRVEVPVPAAPWRLFMLVPAEATLAAAEADRRHAVLGLSLLMFGFGGFLLQRAGRTRRRAAAQEAARAELEDRVAARTAELTAEIAGREQTEARLAEARDTLQQANRLATLGQVAAGVAHEINQPVAAIRSYAENAGTFLDRGDTAKARGNLETIGRLCQRIGGITDELRAFSRKGAGPLGPVRVAAAVEGAALLLRARLDQQGVPLHRGPPFHDAWIIGHQVRLEQVLVNLIQNALDALEDQDDGQIHLSVLATGGEVRIEVRDNGPGIPEAIRVALFLPFTTSKPQGLGLGLVICNDIVTEAGGRIEASAPPGGGTGFTIILPEAQP; from the coding sequence GTGTGGTATTCCGCACGCATGCCGGATGCCGCCCGCTCCCCCCGCCACCTGCGTGCCGACCGGCGCGCGGCGGCCTGGCTGGCGCTGGGCCTGCTGGCCGTGATGGTGGCCGTGCTGCTGGGCTGGGCCGCGGGGCTGGCCGCGCGGCATGACGCCGGCCATGCGCTGGAAGACCAGGCCCGCGCGACGGCGAACCTGAACGCCGCGCTGCTGCGGACCGAGCTGGAAAAGCAGCGCTCCCTGCCCTTCGTGCTGGCTGCCGACCCCGACCTGCGCGATGCCCTGCAGCATCCCGACCCGGCCCGGCTCCTGGCCACCAGCCGCAAGCTGGAGCGGTTGCGGGACGGCACCGGCGCCGACGTGATCTACCTGATCGACAGCGTCGGCATGACCGTGGCCGCCAGCAACTGGCGGGACGACACCAGCTTCGTCGGCAACGACTACCGGTTCCGCCAGTACTTCCAGGAGGGGCTGGCGGCGGGCGCGGGCGAACATTACGCGCTGGGCAATGTCAGCCGGCGCCCCGGCCTCTACATCTCCCGCCGCCTGGGTCCCGCCACGGCGCCGCTCGGCGTCGTGGTGGTGAAGGTGGAGTTCGGCGCGGTCGAGGACGCGTGGCGCGACCCTCAGCGCCCGGTCTATGTCGCGGACCCGCAGGGCGTGGTGCTGGTGACCAACCGCCCCGCCTGGCGCTTCCGCACGCTGGAGCCGCTGCCGGACGAGGACCTGACGGCCATCCGCGACAGCCTGCAATATGGCGATGCGCCGCTGACGCCGTTGCCGCTGCGCTCCAATCCCATCGGCCGGGACCCCGGTACCGTGTTGCTGGACGCGGAGAACTCCGGCCGCGCCGTGGCGATGCTGCGCGTGGAGGTGCCAGTCCCCGCCGCTCCCTGGCGCCTGTTCATGCTGGTCCCGGCCGAGGCGACGCTGGCCGCGGCCGAGGCGGACCGGCGGCATGCCGTGCTGGGCTTGTCCCTGCTGATGTTCGGTTTTGGCGGCTTTCTGCTGCAACGCGCCGGCCGCACCCGCCGCCGCGCCGCAGCGCAGGAGGCCGCACGCGCCGAACTGGAAGACCGCGTCGCCGCCCGCACCGCCGAGCTGACCGCCGAGATCGCCGGGCGGGAACAAACGGAAGCGCGGCTGGCGGAGGCGCGGGACACGTTGCAGCAGGCCAACCGGCTGGCGACGCTGGGGCAGGTTGCGGCGGGCGTGGCGCATGAGATCAACCAGCCGGTCGCCGCCATCCGCAGCTATGCCGAGAACGCCGGCACCTTTCTGGACCGGGGGGACACCGCCAAGGCCCGCGGCAACCTGGAAACCATCGGCCGCTTGTGCCAGCGCATCGGCGGCATCACCGATGAGCTCCGCGCCTTTTCCCGCAAGGGGGCCGGTCCCCTTGGCCCGGTGCGGGTGGCGGCGGCGGTGGAAGGGGCGGCCCTGCTGTTGCGCGCCCGGCTGGACCAGCAAGGCGTGCCGCTGCACCGCGGTCCCCCCTTCCACGATGCCTGGATCATCGGGCATCAGGTGCGGCTGGAGCAGGTGCTGGTCAACCTGATCCAGAACGCTCTGGACGCGCTGGAAGACCAGGATGACGGCCAGATCCACCTGTCCGTCCTGGCCACCGGCGGCGAGGTGCGGATCGAGGTGCGGGACAATGGCCCAGGCATCCCCGAGGCCATCCGCGTCGCGTTGTTCCTGCCCTTCACCACCAGCAAGCCGCAGGGCCTCGGCCTCGGGCTGGTGATCTGCAACGACATCGTCACCGAGGCCGGCGGCCGCATCGAGGCGTCCGCGCCGCCCGGGGGCGGCACCGGCTTCACCATCATCCTGCCGGAGGCGCAGCCATGA
- a CDS encoding dicarboxylate/amino acid:cation symporter, with the protein MASLAPPMPSGTPPRKKPIYAHLYFQVLVAIALGIALGHFWPAEGTAMKPLGDAFIKLVKMIIAPVIFLTVATGIAGMSDLTKVGRVAGKAMLYFLCFSTLALVVGLVVGNLLQPGYGLHINPATLDTKAVQGYAAQAHEQTVTGFLMNIIPNTIVGAFASGDILQVLFFAVLFGIALAMVGDRGKPVLNFLHALTAPIFTLVGILMKAAPIGAFGAMAFTIGRYGISSVANLAFLVGTFYITALIFVLVVLGAVARYNGFSIIALIKYIKEELLLVLGTSSSEAALPTLMEKMERAGCKKSVVGLVIPTGYSFNLDGTNIYMTLAALFIAQATDTPLGFGDQILLLLVAMLSSKGAAGITGAGFITLAATLSVVPAVPVAGMALILGIDRFMSECRALTNLVGNAVATVVVARWEGELDRTRLDAAMAGHPMSDPTGSAVPAAAE; encoded by the coding sequence ATGGCGAGCCTCGCCCCCCCGATGCCCAGCGGGACGCCCCCCCGCAAGAAGCCGATCTACGCCCACCTGTATTTCCAGGTGCTGGTCGCCATCGCCCTCGGCATCGCGCTCGGCCACTTCTGGCCGGCCGAGGGCACCGCGATGAAGCCGCTGGGCGATGCCTTCATCAAGCTGGTGAAGATGATCATCGCCCCCGTCATCTTCCTGACCGTGGCCACCGGCATCGCCGGCATGAGCGACCTGACCAAGGTGGGCCGCGTCGCCGGCAAGGCGATGCTGTACTTCCTGTGCTTTTCCACCCTGGCGCTGGTCGTCGGCCTGGTGGTCGGCAACCTGCTGCAGCCGGGCTATGGGCTGCACATCAACCCTGCGACGCTGGATACCAAGGCCGTGCAGGGCTACGCCGCGCAGGCGCATGAGCAGACCGTCACCGGCTTTCTCATGAACATCATCCCGAACACCATCGTGGGCGCCTTCGCCTCGGGCGACATCCTGCAGGTGCTGTTCTTCGCGGTGCTGTTCGGCATCGCGCTCGCCATGGTGGGCGACCGCGGCAAGCCCGTGCTGAACTTCCTGCACGCCCTGACGGCGCCGATCTTCACGCTGGTCGGCATCCTGATGAAGGCCGCGCCCATCGGCGCCTTCGGCGCCATGGCCTTCACCATCGGCCGCTACGGCATCTCCTCGGTCGCCAACCTCGCCTTCCTGGTCGGCACCTTCTACATCACGGCGCTGATCTTCGTGCTGGTCGTGCTGGGCGCCGTCGCGCGCTACAACGGCTTCTCGATCATCGCGCTGATCAAGTACATCAAGGAGGAGCTGCTGCTCGTCCTCGGCACCTCCTCGTCCGAGGCCGCGCTGCCGACCCTGATGGAGAAGATGGAGCGCGCGGGCTGCAAGAAGTCCGTGGTCGGGCTGGTGATCCCGACCGGCTACAGCTTCAACCTGGACGGCACCAACATCTACATGACCCTGGCCGCCCTGTTCATCGCCCAGGCGACTGACACGCCGCTCGGCTTCGGCGACCAGATCCTGCTGCTGCTGGTGGCGATGCTGTCCTCCAAGGGTGCAGCCGGCATCACCGGCGCGGGCTTCATCACCCTGGCCGCCACCCTGTCCGTCGTGCCGGCCGTGCCGGTGGCCGGCATGGCGCTGATCCTGGGCATCGACCGCTTCATGTCCGAGTGCCGCGCGCTGACCAACCTGGTCGGCAACGCGGTGGCCACCGTGGTGGTGGCGCGCTGGGAAGGCGAGCTGGACCGCACGCGTCTGGACGCCGCGATGGCCGGCCACCCGATGTCGGACCCGACCGGTTCCGCCGTTCCGGCCGCCGCAGAATAA
- a CDS encoding hydantoinase/oxoprolinase family protein produces MARWRVGVDSGGTFTDVCLFDEDSGRVEVWKVSSTPDDPSRGIAQGVEEGMRRVAPEAGDKPGAPVSYFGHGTTVATNALIQHRGVRTGLVTTDGFRDLLEIGRQKRPDLYDMQADKPPVLVARDLRQEVPERVRHDGTVETALDEAAMRAAAVALREAGVKAVAVSFLYGFIRPEHEQRAVEILREEMPEAFISAGHEIAPEFREYERLSTVVLNAYLGPVMRRYIENLVPRLEGLGMTATPHLTQSNGGVISFAAAAGLPVRTVLSGPSTGVVGAQVIGKLAGFEDLITFDMGGTSTDVALLQGGQCRLTSEAVVHGYPIKAPMLDIHTVGAGGGSIAHVDAGGLLKVGPRSCGAFPGPVCYDKGSTEPATTDANVVLQTLNPTHLLGGRMAIRQDLAKQAVGRLAEQLGLGLMETAQGILSVVTANMARAIRVISVQRGHDPRDFTLMAFGGGGPLYAARLAKELDMKRVLVPRNPGILCAMGLLLTDLRADFAATKLLPLAPASVPEIAEGFDTLAARAEDWFAHEEIAAGNRQLTRTADMRYKGQNYELAVALPDGPVTEATLDALASGFADLHRQRYGFVAEGELVQVVTLRLEATGFVQKATLTRHPEAGPDATAARIGERPVWFPEAGDFVPTPIYSRDELKPGNRFAGPAIVEQMDTTTVVPPGMTACVDPYLNLILEVAA; encoded by the coding sequence ATGGCACGTTGGCGGGTAGGCGTGGATTCAGGCGGCACATTCACGGATGTCTGCCTGTTTGACGAGGACAGCGGCCGGGTCGAGGTCTGGAAGGTGTCCTCCACGCCCGATGACCCGTCCCGCGGCATCGCGCAGGGGGTCGAGGAAGGCATGCGCCGCGTGGCGCCCGAGGCCGGCGACAAGCCCGGCGCCCCGGTCAGCTATTTCGGCCATGGCACCACGGTTGCCACCAACGCGCTGATCCAGCATCGTGGCGTCCGCACCGGGCTGGTGACGACGGACGGCTTCCGCGACCTGCTGGAGATCGGCCGCCAGAAGCGCCCCGACCTTTACGACATGCAGGCGGACAAGCCCCCCGTGCTGGTGGCGCGCGACCTGCGCCAGGAGGTGCCCGAGCGGGTGCGGCACGACGGCACGGTGGAAACCGCGCTGGACGAGGCCGCCATGCGCGCCGCCGCCGTTGCCTTGCGGGAGGCGGGGGTCAAGGCCGTCGCGGTTTCGTTTCTCTACGGCTTCATCCGGCCCGAGCACGAGCAGCGCGCCGTCGAGATCCTGCGCGAGGAGATGCCGGAGGCTTTCATCAGCGCCGGCCATGAGATCGCGCCCGAGTTCCGCGAATACGAGCGGCTCTCCACCGTCGTGCTGAACGCCTATCTTGGCCCGGTGATGCGGCGCTACATCGAGAACCTCGTGCCGCGCCTGGAAGGGCTGGGCATGACGGCCACGCCGCACCTGACGCAGTCCAACGGCGGCGTCATCAGCTTCGCCGCCGCCGCCGGCCTGCCGGTGCGCACCGTGCTGTCCGGCCCGTCCACCGGCGTGGTCGGCGCGCAGGTGATCGGCAAGCTGGCCGGGTTCGAGGACCTGATCACCTTCGACATGGGCGGCACCTCCACCGACGTCGCGCTGTTGCAGGGTGGCCAGTGCCGGCTGACCAGCGAGGCGGTGGTGCACGGCTACCCGATCAAGGCGCCGATGCTGGACATCCACACCGTGGGCGCCGGCGGCGGCTCCATCGCGCATGTCGATGCCGGCGGGCTGCTGAAGGTGGGGCCGCGCTCCTGCGGCGCCTTCCCCGGCCCGGTCTGCTACGACAAGGGCAGCACCGAGCCCGCCACCACCGACGCCAACGTGGTGCTCCAGACCCTGAACCCCACCCACCTGTTGGGCGGCCGCATGGCGATCCGCCAGGATCTGGCGAAGCAGGCGGTGGGGCGGCTGGCGGAACAGCTTGGCCTTGGGCTGATGGAAACGGCGCAGGGCATCCTGTCCGTCGTCACCGCCAACATGGCGCGCGCCATCCGCGTCATTTCCGTGCAGCGCGGGCATGACCCGCGCGACTTCACGCTGATGGCCTTCGGCGGCGGCGGCCCGCTCTACGCGGCACGGCTGGCCAAGGAACTGGACATGAAGCGCGTGCTGGTGCCGCGCAACCCGGGCATCCTTTGCGCCATGGGCCTGCTGCTGACCGACCTGCGCGCCGACTTCGCCGCCACCAAGCTCTTGCCGCTGGCCCCTGCCTCCGTACCCGAGATTGCCGAGGGCTTCGACACGCTCGCCGCCCGCGCCGAGGACTGGTTCGCGCACGAGGAGATCGCCGCTGGCAACCGGCAGCTCACCCGCACCGCCGACATGCGCTACAAGGGCCAGAACTACGAGCTGGCCGTGGCGCTGCCCGATGGCCCGGTGACGGAAGCCACGCTGGATGCCCTGGCCAGCGGCTTTGCCGATCTGCACCGCCAGCGCTACGGCTTCGTGGCGGAGGGCGAGCTGGTGCAGGTCGTCACCCTGCGGCTGGAAGCCACCGGGTTTGTGCAGAAGGCGACGCTGACCCGCCACCCCGAGGCTGGCCCCGATGCCACCGCCGCCCGCATCGGCGAGCGCCCCGTCTGGTTCCCCGAGGCCGGCGACTTCGTGCCGACGCCGATCTACAGCCGCGACGAGTTGAAGCCCGGCAACCGCTTCGCCGGCCCCGCCATCGTCGAGCAGATGGACACCACCACCGTGGTGCCGCCTGGCATGACGGCGTGCGTCGACCCCTATCTCAACCTGATCCTGGAGGTCGCGGCATGA